In Fructilactobacillus cliffordii, a single genomic region encodes these proteins:
- a CDS encoding gluconeogenesis factor YvcK family protein: MVDKVAKRIDRPRMVVIGGGTGLPVILRNLKKRDVDITAVVTVADDGGSSGILRNYINVLPPGDIRNVLVALSTLPELYLDIFQYRFKSSDKFLSGHAIGNLIITALSEMEGGFFDAVQELTRMMKVDGHVYPVCDEELVLHAEFSDGSQLAGEAEITAADKLVKRVWVESPTNDHQPEAVPDVIEAIMNADQIVLGPGSLYTSILPNLMVSNVGEAVKATSAEVVYICNIMTQKGETDHFTDADHVRVLDRQLGQNFINTVLVNNRPVPASYIDHQRWGDESQPVGHDYQGLKELGCRVISSDFLELKDHGAFHNGQLVSNELIRLLGQPKFNH; the protein is encoded by the coding sequence ATGGTAGATAAAGTTGCGAAACGAATTGATCGTCCCCGGATGGTGGTGATTGGCGGAGGAACCGGGTTGCCCGTGATTCTAAGAAACTTAAAGAAACGCGACGTGGATATCACGGCCGTCGTGACGGTGGCTGACGATGGCGGTTCGTCCGGAATTTTGCGGAACTACATTAACGTGTTACCCCCGGGAGATATCCGCAACGTCCTGGTGGCCTTATCCACATTGCCAGAGCTATACCTAGATATTTTTCAGTACCGGTTTAAGTCTTCGGATAAATTTTTGTCCGGGCATGCGATTGGTAATTTAATTATTACGGCACTTTCCGAAATGGAAGGCGGCTTCTTTGACGCAGTGCAGGAATTAACCCGGATGATGAAAGTCGACGGGCACGTTTACCCGGTTTGTGATGAAGAACTGGTGCTGCATGCCGAGTTTAGTGACGGCAGTCAATTAGCCGGAGAAGCAGAGATTACGGCGGCTGATAAGCTGGTGAAGCGGGTCTGGGTGGAATCTCCGACTAATGATCACCAACCGGAGGCCGTCCCCGACGTGATTGAGGCCATTATGAACGCCGATCAAATCGTGCTGGGTCCCGGAAGCTTATATACCAGTATTCTGCCGAACTTAATGGTAAGCAACGTGGGTGAAGCGGTCAAAGCTACGAGTGCTGAGGTGGTCTATATTTGTAACATTATGACTCAAAAAGGTGAAACGGATCACTTTACGGATGCCGACCACGTGCGGGTTTTAGACCGGCAATTAGGGCAGAACTTCATTAACACCGTCCTAGTTAATAACCGTCCGGTCCCGGCGAGCTACATTGATCATCAACGTTGGGGGGATGAATCACAACCCGTCGGGCATGACTACCAAGGTCTCAAGGAACTAGGTTGTCGGGTGATTTCCTCAGACTTTTTAGAATTGAAAGACCACGGTGCCTTTCATAATGGTCAGCTTGTTTCCAAC
- the rapZ gene encoding RNase adapter RapZ — MRKDDQLVVITGMSGAGKTKALQTFEDLGYFCVDNLPTALMGKFTELLRTSSEINQVAVVLDLRSAESSQAVVELLLKIAKRHNDREAVIFLDANTEKLVSRYEESRRDHPLARNGRVVDGIEKERKLLAEVRDNASWVIDTTDLKPQDLQAKIVKRFEQHELPQFHVELMSFGFKHGLPLDADMVFDVRFISNPYYIPELRDQTGQDQPVYDYVMEQDSAETFFNKTLNLLEFELPRIRQSSKSSETIAIGCTGGQHRSVAMTERLAHHLRELGYVVNITHRDIQRHKGAEKPNGR, encoded by the coding sequence ATGCGAAAAGATGATCAATTGGTAGTTATAACCGGAATGAGTGGAGCAGGCAAAACCAAGGCGCTCCAAACCTTTGAAGACTTGGGGTACTTTTGTGTTGATAACCTGCCAACGGCGTTGATGGGTAAATTTACCGAATTATTGCGCACTTCCAGTGAAATTAATCAGGTGGCCGTAGTCTTAGACTTACGTTCCGCTGAATCAAGTCAAGCCGTAGTGGAATTGTTGCTTAAGATTGCCAAACGACACAATGACCGGGAAGCAGTCATTTTCCTGGATGCGAACACCGAAAAGCTGGTCTCCCGCTACGAAGAAAGTCGGCGGGATCACCCGTTAGCTCGGAACGGACGGGTGGTTGACGGTATTGAAAAGGAACGGAAGCTCCTGGCTGAAGTGCGGGACAATGCTAGTTGGGTAATTGATACCACGGATCTTAAGCCACAAGACTTACAAGCAAAAATTGTGAAACGATTTGAACAGCACGAGCTACCGCAATTTCATGTGGAGCTAATGTCTTTTGGTTTTAAGCACGGACTGCCCTTGGATGCTGACATGGTGTTTGACGTGCGTTTCATTTCTAATCCATATTACATCCCCGAACTCCGGGATCAAACTGGTCAGGATCAACCAGTTTATGACTACGTCATGGAACAGGATAGCGCGGAGACCTTTTTTAACAAAACCCTCAATCTCCTCGAATTTGAATTGCCCCGCATTAGACAAAGTTCGAAATCCAGCGAGACAATTGCGATTGGTTGTACGGGTGGGCAGCACCGCTCCGTGGCGATGACCGAACGGTTGGCGCATCATTTGCGTGAACTGGGCTACGTGGTAAATATTACCCACCGCGACATTCAACGACACAAAGGAGCAGAGAAACCCAATGGTAGATAA
- the uvrA gene encoding excinuclease ABC subunit UvrA: MANDAIKIRGAREHNLKDVNVDIPKNQLVVMTGLSGSGKSSLAFDTLYAEGQRRYVESLSSYARQFLGQMNKPDVDSITGLSPAISIDQKTTSKNPRSTVGTVTEINDYLRLLWARVGTPVCPNDGTVIRSQSVDQMIDRIMELPERTKMQILSPIVRAKRGQHKKVLQRIKKEGFVRIIVDGEQHDVNDDLELNQNQRHDISIVIDRIVVKPGINARLSDSLETALRLSEGYATLDFLGQRKPMLFSEHYSCPVCGFTVGQLEPRLFSFNSPLGACPECDGLGAKLEVDEELVIPDSSKTLRDGVIEPWNPISSKYYPTLLEQAATAFDIDMDVPFEKLPKDQRELILYGSKGKEFHFHYESDFGGVRDADVPFEGVMTNIARRYRDTNSDFTRDQMRKYMRELTCQACHGLRLNQKALAVKINGLSIAEVCEQNITEEFNFFQNVDLGEQDTTIAQPVIKEISDRLDFLLNVGLSYLTLSRAARTLSGGEAQRIRLATQIGSNLSGILYVLDEPSIGLHQRDNARLIKSLKQMRDLGNTLVVVEHDQETMLAADYLVDVGPGAGANGGRIMATGTPAEVEQNPNSLTGQYLSGKKFIPVPLQRRTGNGKFVTVKGAQANNLKNITVKFPLGELNVVTGVSGSGKSTLVNDILKRALAQKLNHNSAKPGKYKSITGYQQIEKLVNIDQSPIGRTPRSNPATYTGVFDDIRDLFAKTNEAQLRGYHKGRFSFNIKGGRCETCHGDGILKIGMDFLPDVYVPCEVCHGKRYNAETLQVEYKGKNIAEVLDLTVREALDFFSAIPKITRKLQTIADVGLGYVKLGQPATTLSGGEAQRMKLASELHKRSSGKNFYILDEPTTGLHTDDVKRLLQVLQALVDEGNTVLIIEHNMDVIKQADHVIDLGPEGGDAGGTVVATGTPEEITTVSESYTGQYLKPILAQDTERTKAALD; this comes from the coding sequence ATGGCCAATGATGCCATTAAAATTCGCGGCGCCCGGGAACACAACTTAAAGGACGTGAATGTGGACATTCCGAAAAACCAGCTCGTAGTAATGACGGGTCTCTCTGGATCAGGAAAGAGTTCGCTGGCATTTGATACTTTATATGCGGAAGGTCAACGCCGGTACGTGGAAAGTCTGTCGTCATACGCCCGCCAGTTTCTGGGTCAGATGAATAAGCCAGACGTTGATTCAATCACCGGATTGAGTCCGGCGATTTCGATTGACCAGAAAACGACGTCAAAAAACCCCCGTTCCACCGTGGGAACAGTTACGGAAATTAATGATTACCTGCGCTTGTTGTGGGCTCGGGTAGGGACTCCGGTCTGTCCGAACGACGGCACGGTAATTCGGAGCCAATCGGTGGACCAAATGATTGACCGCATCATGGAACTGCCAGAGCGGACGAAAATGCAAATTTTGTCGCCAATTGTGCGTGCCAAACGGGGCCAGCACAAAAAGGTGCTGCAACGAATTAAAAAGGAAGGCTTCGTCCGGATTATCGTGGACGGGGAACAACATGATGTTAACGATGACCTAGAGTTGAATCAGAACCAACGGCACGACATTAGCATTGTGATTGACCGGATTGTGGTGAAACCAGGGATTAACGCCCGGTTGTCTGATTCCCTAGAGACGGCGTTACGTTTGAGTGAGGGGTATGCCACCCTTGACTTTCTCGGTCAACGGAAACCGATGCTCTTTTCGGAACATTATTCCTGTCCTGTGTGTGGCTTTACCGTGGGGCAATTAGAACCCCGGCTCTTTTCGTTTAACTCACCATTAGGGGCTTGTCCAGAATGTGACGGACTGGGTGCTAAGCTAGAGGTGGATGAAGAATTGGTGATTCCAGATTCCAGTAAAACGCTACGCGATGGGGTGATTGAGCCATGGAATCCGATTAGCTCCAAGTACTACCCGACATTATTGGAACAAGCGGCCACGGCCTTTGACATTGATATGGATGTCCCGTTTGAAAAATTACCGAAGGACCAACGGGAATTGATTTTGTACGGATCCAAGGGGAAAGAATTTCATTTCCACTATGAAAGTGACTTTGGGGGCGTTCGCGATGCCGATGTGCCGTTTGAAGGGGTCATGACGAACATTGCCCGTCGCTATCGGGACACTAACAGTGACTTCACCCGCGACCAGATGCGCAAGTACATGCGGGAATTAACCTGTCAGGCTTGTCATGGATTGCGATTAAACCAAAAAGCGCTGGCCGTTAAGATTAACGGGTTAAGCATTGCCGAAGTCTGTGAACAAAACATCACGGAGGAATTTAACTTCTTTCAAAACGTTGATCTCGGCGAGCAGGATACCACGATTGCGCAACCAGTAATCAAGGAAATTAGTGATCGGTTGGACTTTCTGCTCAACGTGGGACTAAGCTACCTAACCCTGTCACGAGCAGCGCGCACCCTCTCTGGAGGGGAAGCCCAACGAATTCGTCTGGCTACCCAAATTGGTTCTAACCTCTCGGGGATTCTCTACGTGTTAGATGAACCCTCGATTGGACTGCACCAACGGGATAACGCCCGCTTGATTAAGTCACTGAAGCAGATGCGCGACCTCGGTAACACCTTGGTCGTGGTAGAACACGATCAGGAAACGATGCTCGCGGCTGACTACCTCGTGGACGTCGGTCCGGGAGCCGGTGCGAACGGTGGTCGGATTATGGCAACCGGAACTCCCGCCGAAGTGGAACAGAACCCGAACTCGTTGACGGGACAATATTTATCAGGCAAAAAGTTTATTCCAGTCCCACTGCAACGACGGACCGGAAACGGGAAGTTTGTGACGGTGAAGGGCGCCCAAGCCAATAACCTAAAAAACATCACGGTGAAGTTTCCGTTAGGGGAACTGAACGTGGTTACCGGGGTCTCTGGCTCTGGGAAATCGACCCTTGTAAATGACATTTTAAAGCGGGCACTGGCCCAGAAGTTAAACCATAATTCTGCCAAGCCCGGGAAGTATAAATCAATTACCGGTTACCAGCAGATTGAAAAACTGGTTAACATCGATCAGAGTCCGATTGGCCGGACACCACGAAGTAATCCAGCCACCTACACGGGTGTTTTTGATGATATTCGCGATTTATTTGCCAAAACGAATGAAGCGCAATTGCGCGGTTACCATAAGGGCCGCTTTAGCTTTAACATCAAGGGGGGACGGTGTGAAACCTGTCATGGTGATGGAATCCTGAAGATTGGGATGGATTTCTTACCAGACGTGTACGTTCCGTGTGAAGTTTGTCACGGCAAACGGTACAATGCCGAAACTCTGCAGGTGGAATACAAGGGCAAGAACATTGCCGAAGTTTTAGACCTGACGGTACGCGAAGCCCTTGACTTTTTCTCGGCAATTCCCAAGATTACCCGGAAATTGCAAACGATTGCCGACGTCGGACTCGGTTACGTAAAACTCGGACAACCGGCGACAACCCTCTCCGGTGGGGAAGCCCAGCGGATGAAATTGGCATCAGAACTGCATAAACGTTCCTCCGGCAAGAACTTTTACATTCTCGATGAACCAACGACGGGATTACATACGGACGATGTGAAACGTTTGTTGCAAGTTTTGCAGGCCCTCGTGGATGAAGGCAATACTGTTTTGATCATCGAACACAACATGGACGTGATTAAGCAAGCCGACCATGTGATTGATCTCGGTCCGGAAGGTGGAGATGCCGGTGGAACCGTCGTGGCCACCGGAACGCCGGAAGAAATTACGACCGTTTCTGAGAGTTACACGGGTCAATATTTAAAACCAATTTTAGCGCAGGACACAGAACGTACGAAAGCTGCATTAGACTAA